A single Papilio machaon chromosome 12, ilPapMach1.1, whole genome shotgun sequence DNA region contains:
- the LOC106713813 gene encoding esterase FE4, with amino-acid sequence MSAPEVTITDGKLRGKICQSLNGVKFYTFKGIPYAKPPVGDLRFSIPEPPEPWEGVKDTTKNCNICAQYDRATGTVIGDEDCLYLNVYTPRLPHEGPQLPVMVFIHGGGFLFGNGTDDTLHGPDYLIEKEVVIVSLNYRLGILGFLSLGQKGASGNMGLKDQLLALKWVQQNIAQFGGDPKNVTIFGVSAGGASVEYLLLSPTTKGLFHKAIAQSGSSLLHWAQNNEIEKLAYKIPLIKKKFPGNNDELLKILKEMPVKELIQASMIALAMGTHRGGITFGFVPTVEKSGDWEQFINKSTYDMLSNGEFTKVPFMSGFCTREGLLMIPFNPQKIENISSTKSFVSELPFNFDITEKDELDKKLKLVYLEGEKTHKDDDYYAIDFLTDVDFLGGVYVATSLIAKKNSPVYFYEFSYDGNLNYFKKTRNIDRGGACHGDDGGYLIKCDIFKEAEISETDKLVRERMSTMWTNFAKFGNPTPTVDDIITTKWEPVTDIMSYLFIDDKLTMKENPYPNRTKLYEELYKKYY; translated from the exons atgtctgcACCAGAAGTGACTATTACTGATGGTAAATTGCGGGGTAAAATTTgtcaaagtttaaatggagTAAAGTTCTATACGTTCAAAGGAATCCCGTATGCCAAACCACCAGTAGGCGATTTAAGGTTTTCT atACCCGAACCACCAGAGCCCTGGGAAGGTGTGAAAGATACCACAAAGAATTGCAACATATGTGCACAATATGATAGAGCAACGGGTACAGTAATTGGTGATGAAGATTGTCTTTACTTAAATGTATATACACCACGTCTTCCTCATGAAGGGCCACAGCTACCTGTTATGGTTTTTATACATGGAGGGGGATTCTTATTTGGAAATGGAACTGATGATACCTTACACGGTCCAGACTATCTCATTGAAAAAGAAGTTGTTATAGTTAGTTTGAATTATAGATTAGGCATACTGGGATTTTTATCCTTAGGCCAAAAAGGTGCTAGTGGCAATATGGGCTTAAAGGATCAACTACTTGCACTAAAATGGGTACAACAAAATATAGCTCAGTTTGGTGGTGATCCTAAGAATGTAACTATTTTTGGTGTGAGTGCCGGTGGAGCATCCGTTGAATATCTACTTCTGTCTCCAACAACCAAAGGTTTATTTCACAAAGCTATTGCCCAATCTGGCTCATCTCTTTTACATTGGgcacaaaataatgaaatagaaaaattggCTTATAAAATACCACTTATTAAGAAAAAGTTTCCAGGAAACAATGATGaactattgaaaattttaaaggaaatgCCTGTAAAAGAACTAATACAAGCTTCTATGATAGCTCTTGCGATGGGTACTCACCGTGGAGGCATTACCTTTGGCTTTGTTCCAACTGTAGAAAAGTCCGGAGACTGGGaacagtttataaataaatccacTTATGATATGTTATCAAATGGCGAGTTTACTAAAGTGCCGTTTATGAGTGGCTTTTGTACACGTGAGGGTCTTTTAATGATTCCCTTTAATCcccaaaaaatagaaaacatttcAAGTACAAAGTCATTTGTATCAGAACTGCCTTTCAACTTTGATATCACAGAAAAAGATGAACTTGATAAAAAGCTGAAATTGGTGTATTTAGAAGGTGAAAAAACACACAAGGATGATGATTATTATGCTATTGATTTCTTGACTGATGTAGATTTTCTTGGGGGTGTGTATGTTGCTACTTCACTGATTGCTAAGAAGAATTCCCCTGTGTATTTCTATGAGTTTTCATATGatggtaatttaaattactttaaaaaaacaagaaacatCGATAGAGGTGGAGCTTGTCATGGTGATGATGGCGgttatttgattaaatgtgatatttttaaagaagcTGAAATCTCTGAAACGGATAAATTGGTACGCGAAAGGATGTCTACGATGTGGACGAATTTCGCTAAATTTGG taaccCAACACCAACAGTCGACGATATTATAACTACTAAGTGGGAACCTGTTACGGATATAATGTCGTATTTATTCATTGACGATAAACTGACAATGAAGGAAAATCCATACCCCAACAGAACTAAATTGTATGAAGAATTGTACAAgaagtattattaa
- the LOC106713812 gene encoding esterase FE4 encodes MATLSIEQGKLRGGKSQTDNGFEYYEFLGIPYAKPPVGNLRFKSPQPAEKWDGERDATVASKENIALQMDMLESLDIVGSEDCLYLNVYTPKITENESELLPVMFFIHGGGFVHGNGILKKEHAPDFLIEHNIVLVVINYRLSILGFLSLDIPEVAGNMGLKDQVKALEWVQNNIAHFGGDKNNVTIFGTSAGAASVDYLLVSPKAKGLFHKAILHSGSCLNHWAVNYEPKKLAYKVAESLGYNESLEDVNSLKEFLLNTPGSDLTATALKICQKYTDKYILFGFVPTIEKDFGNGEAFLTDHPYRLLKQGLFNQVPVIKGFCNKEGYLMNAINPKGVLDVLHNKNFVEHWPFELDADDKVKYSKKTKMLLAYSRNIQPSDDHDKIAVDFFSDLDFVAGIWSSGKLMAGKGVPVRFYEFSYDGKINYFKLLFGVKRNGAGHADDHSYIMCHDLTKKAHGHDIIIRNTMCQMWTNFAKTSCPTPKCSSDNLVEWPVYAENNPVYLSIDKKINILSNYEPQRMAIFEEIYNKYEK; translated from the exons ATGGCCACATTGTCCATAGAACAAGGTAAACTGAGAGGCGGCAAATCACAAACCGACAATGGATTTGAGTATTACGAATTTTTGGGAATACCATATGCCAAACCACCTGTTGGAAACTTAAGATTTAAG AGTCCTCAACCGGCAGAAAAGTGGGACGGTGAAAGAGATGCCACGGTCGCTAGCAAAGAAAACATAGCATTACAAATGGATATGCTTGAGAGTCTAGACATTGTAGGAAGTGAAGACTGTCTCTACCTCAACGTTTATACTCCAAAGATAACTGAAAACGAATCTGAATTACTTCCAGTGATGTTCTTCATACATGGAGGTGGTTTTGTACATGGAAATGGGATTCTAAAGAAAGAACATGCTCCAGATTTTCTTATCGAACACAACATCGTTTTAGTGGTAATAAATTACAGATTATCCATTTTGGGATTTTTATCTTTGGACATCCCAGAAGTAGCAGGAAACATGGGCTTGAAAGATCAAGTCAAAGCTCTTGAGTGGGTGCAAAACAATATAGCACATTTTGGTggtgataaaaataatgttacaatattcGGCACGAGCGCCGGCGCTGCATCCGTAGACTACCTTCTCGTTTCTCCAAAAGCGAAAGGACTTTTTCATAAAGCCATTCTTCATTCAGGATCTTGTCTAAATCATTGGGCAGTTAACTATGAACCGAAAAAACTAGCATATAAAGTTGCCGAAAGTTTAGGTTATAATGAATCTTTAGAAGATGTAAACTCCTTAAAAGAATTTCTATTGAATACTCCTGGATCGGATCTAACAGCGACGGCcttaaaaatttgtcaaaaatatacggacaaatatattttatttggattTGTTCCAACAATTGAAAAAGATTTCGGTAACGGGGAAGCTTTCCTAACCGACCACCCGTATCGCTTGCTGAAGCAAGGTCTTTTCAACCAAGTGCCCGTCATTAAAGGTTTTTGTAACAAAGAGGGTTACTTAATGAATGCGATAAACCCTAAGGGAGTATTAGATgtcttacataataaaaactttgttgAACATTGGCCATTTGAACTTGATGCAGATGATAAAGTCAAATACAGCAAGAAAACGAAGATGTTACTTGCTTACTCGAGGAACATACAACCTAGTGATGACCATGATAAAATAGCAGTAGACTTTTTTAGCGACTTAGACTTTGTAGCAGGCATTTGGAGCAGTGGAAAACTAATGGCTGGAAAAGGAGTGCCTGTACGCTTTTATGAGTTTTCTTATGATGGTAAAATAAACTACTTCAAATTGTTATTTGGTGTCAAAAGAAATGGAGCAGGTCACGCCGACGATCATTCTTACATCATGTGCCATGATCTAACAAAAAAGGCACACGGCCATGACATTATCATACGCAATACAATGTGTCAAATGTGGACCAATTTTGCTAAAACGAG ttGCCCGACACCTAAATGCAGTTCGGATAATTTGGTAGAATGGCCTGTGTATGCGGAAAATAATCCCGTGTATTTaagtattgataaaaaaatcaatatattaaGTAACTACGAACCACAAAGAATGGCAATTTTTGaagaaatttacaataaatatgaaaaataa
- the LOC106713699 gene encoding esterase E4 — protein MATVVIQHGKLQGKKSQNTNGFEYNEFLGIPYAKQPVGQLRFKSPQPPDKWAGVRDATVVNPNNVGLQFDMFSSQIIGSEDCLYLNVYTPKIPDGESKLLPVMVFIHGGGFVVGNGILENEHGPNFLIEHNVVIVTINYRLSVLGFLCLDIPEAAGNMGLKDQVKALEWVQNNIVHFSGDKDNVTIFGISAGAASVEYHLLSPKSKGLFHKAILHSGSCLNHWAVNYEPKKLAYQLATKLGYNNSSEDVYALKEFLLNIPGTDLIAASSQICENYTTEKARIFFGFVPTVEKDFSNGDAFLRDLPYRLLKQGLFYHVPIIKGFCNREGYLTYVLKPKAILDVQENKNFTSYWSFELDSDDKIKYREEMKEAYSMNIKPGDDEDKVGVDFFSDFDFVSGIWTSGKLIARKGVPVRFYDFSYEGKINFFKVAFGIKRTGTAHGDDHTYILYNKVAKEAQGHDLIIRNTMCLMWTNFAKSSCPTPPDSMGELIEWPVYTEDNPVYLRIDKNIEVLSDYEPNRMSIYEEIYEKYEK, from the exons ACTTCAAGGCAAAAAATCGCAGAACACCAATGGATTTGAGTACAATGAGTTTTTGGGAATACCTTACGCCAAACAACCGGTGGGACAACTTAGGTTTAag AGTCCCCAACCGCCTGATAAATGGGCCGGAGTAAGAGATGCTACAGTGGTCAACCCAAACAACGTAGGATTGCAATTTGATATGTTCAGCAGTCAGATTATCGGGAGTGAAGACTGTCTGTATCTTAATGTATATACTCCCAAGATACCTGATGGAGAATCCAAATTACTTCCCGTAATGGTATTCATACACGGCGGGGGTTTCGTAGTTGGAAATGGAATATTAGAAAATGAACATGGACCAAATTTTCTTATAGAACACAATGTAGTCATAGTTACCATCAACTACAGACTTTCCGTTTTAGGTTTTTTGTGCTTAGATATACCTGAAGCAGCTGGTAATATGGGTTTGAAAGATCAGGTCAAAGCTCTTGAGTGGGTGCAAAATAACATAGTACATTTTAGTGGCGACAAAGACAACGTTACTATATTTGGAATAAGCGCTGGTGCTGCATCTGTTGAATATCATTTATTATCACCCAAATCCAAAGGTCTATTCCATAAAGCGATTCTGCATTCTGGCTCCTGTCTTAATCATTGGGCAGTTAATTACGAACCAAAGAAGCTAGCATATCAACTGGCCACAAAGTTAGGTTACAATAACTCTTCAGAAGATGTATACGCTTTAAAAGAATTTCTGTTGAATATCCCTGGAACAGATCTAATAGCGGCTTCTTCTCAAATATGCGAAAATTATACAACAGAAAAAGCCAGAATTTTCTTTGGTTTCGTACCAACTGTAGAAAAAGATTTTTCGAACGGCGATGCATTTCTTAGAGACCTTCCGTATCGCTTACTAAAGCAAGGTCTTTTTTACCACGTTCCTATTATCAAAGGATTCTGTAATAGAGAGGGTTATTTAACGTATGTGCTTAAGCCTAAAGCAATATTAGACGTCCAAGAGAATAAAAACTTCACTTCTTATTGGTCATTTGAACTAGATTCAgatgacaaaattaaatatagagaAGAAATGAAGGAGGCTTATTCGATGAACATAAAACCTGGAGACGACGAGGACAAAGTTGGAGTAGATTTCTTCAGtgattttgattttgtatCCGGAATTTGGACCAGTGGCAAGTTAATAGCTCGAAAAGGGGTACCTGTGCGATTTTATGACTTTTCTTATGAAGGAAAAATCAACTTTTTCAAAGTAGCTTTTGGTATAAAAAGAACTGGAACCGCCCACGGCGATGACCACACTtacattttgtacaataaGGTCGCAAAGGAGGCACAGGGTCATGATTTAATCATAAGAAACACTATGTGCCTAATGTGGACTAATTTCGCTAAATCAAG TTGTCCTACACCGCCAGACAGTATGGGAGAGCTAATCGAGTGGCCCGTGTACACAGAAGATAATCCTGTATATCTGAGAATTGACAAAAACATCGAAGTACTAAGTGACTACGAACCAAATAGAATGTCTATATATGaagaaatttatgaaaaatacgaaaaatga